One Actinoplanes missouriensis 431 DNA segment encodes these proteins:
- a CDS encoding sensor histidine kinase produces the protein MTAPHGGTAAGGHPPAAAAPAARPPTGSFRDLIADAAAGPDLHRGVLTSGSADQLAALVARAAGAPSACIQFVEENRLRLYGSWGVAADWEVLAETGLDRSLGGLVVRHGTTLIVENARADPRIDDGLLRRGGGAYLGCPVHDRSGAVLGVCFAYDHQPRPWTPEQVAAVSEASEVATLLIGEQIARHELEQQHRFLDAVLDSLHDGVVACDAEGRIAFVNERMRRLWGDTVFGTEPVPGLTDATGTPLTRDDLGLVRALRGEVIRDEPLALHGRSRRTHYYVMDAQPFHGVDGRVLGAVQAVQDVTRQRRAERFRSCELAVTTALTEAPSIEAAGPRVLEAVVGALDWVHAELWLVEEGTIRAAARWSAPGWPGEIPVPERLAYGQGLAGRAWQVDKPLWIRDVGRPQSLISPDTSADRLHTAVAIPVHDGSGPIGVLTVFADAIEDPEDELLALMSGIAAHLGQFVERSRVEDLQRQLTRSKNEYLALIGHELRTPLTSISAYTELLREADEATLVRDGPRLIQVIERNTLSLREIINELLELSALDAGHADVRRTPVDLAAVVRDVVERTRRAIDGAPVVIDADLPGELIVPCDRDRLRHIVQNLLGSAVRYSPDGGHVAVTLRSTGRAAELSVSDAAGDVPRAEREELFTGHYRTSRGSDRTIPGSGLGLTLSRAVVERHHGSVELTGGESGTTVLIRLPLEVT, from the coding sequence GTGACCGCACCTCACGGGGGGACGGCCGCCGGTGGACATCCGCCGGCGGCTGCCGCGCCCGCCGCCCGGCCGCCCACCGGCTCCTTCCGCGACCTGATCGCCGACGCCGCCGCCGGGCCCGACCTGCACCGCGGCGTGCTCACCTCCGGATCCGCCGACCAGCTCGCGGCACTGGTGGCCCGCGCCGCCGGAGCGCCCAGCGCCTGCATCCAGTTCGTCGAGGAGAACCGGCTGCGCCTCTACGGCAGCTGGGGTGTCGCCGCGGACTGGGAGGTGCTCGCCGAAACCGGGCTGGACCGCTCCCTCGGCGGGCTCGTGGTCCGCCACGGAACCACCCTGATCGTGGAGAACGCCCGCGCCGACCCGCGGATCGACGACGGCCTGCTGCGCCGGGGCGGCGGTGCGTACCTCGGCTGCCCGGTGCACGACCGCTCCGGCGCCGTCCTCGGGGTCTGCTTCGCCTACGACCACCAGCCCCGCCCGTGGACGCCGGAGCAGGTCGCGGCCGTCTCCGAGGCGTCCGAGGTGGCGACCCTGCTGATCGGTGAGCAGATCGCGCGGCACGAACTCGAGCAGCAGCACCGGTTCCTCGACGCCGTGCTGGACAGCCTGCACGACGGGGTGGTCGCCTGCGACGCGGAAGGCCGGATCGCGTTCGTCAACGAGCGGATGCGCCGCCTCTGGGGTGACACGGTCTTCGGCACCGAGCCGGTCCCCGGCCTCACCGACGCCACCGGCACCCCGCTCACCCGCGACGACCTGGGCCTGGTCCGCGCGCTGCGCGGCGAGGTGATCCGGGACGAGCCGCTCGCCCTGCACGGCCGCAGCCGGCGCACCCACTACTACGTGATGGACGCCCAGCCCTTCCACGGCGTCGACGGCCGGGTGCTCGGCGCCGTCCAGGCCGTGCAGGACGTCACCCGGCAGCGCCGCGCCGAACGGTTCCGCAGCTGCGAGCTCGCCGTGACGACCGCCCTCACCGAGGCGCCCAGCATCGAGGCGGCCGGGCCGCGGGTGCTGGAGGCGGTGGTCGGCGCGCTCGACTGGGTGCACGCCGAGCTGTGGCTGGTCGAGGAGGGGACGATCCGGGCGGCGGCGCGGTGGAGCGCGCCGGGCTGGCCGGGGGAGATCCCGGTGCCGGAGCGGCTCGCGTACGGCCAGGGACTCGCCGGACGCGCCTGGCAGGTCGACAAGCCGCTCTGGATCCGGGACGTGGGACGGCCGCAGAGCCTGATCTCACCGGACACCTCGGCCGACCGGCTGCACACCGCCGTCGCCATCCCGGTGCACGACGGCTCCGGCCCGATCGGGGTGCTGACCGTCTTCGCCGACGCGATCGAGGACCCGGAGGACGAGCTGCTCGCCCTGATGTCCGGGATCGCCGCGCACCTCGGCCAGTTCGTCGAGCGCAGCCGGGTGGAGGACCTGCAGCGCCAGCTGACCCGCAGCAAGAACGAGTACCTCGCGCTGATCGGGCACGAGCTGCGGACCCCGCTCACGTCGATCAGCGCGTACACCGAACTGCTCCGCGAAGCCGACGAGGCGACACTGGTCCGCGACGGTCCCCGGCTGATCCAGGTGATCGAACGGAACACCCTCTCCCTCCGCGAGATCATCAACGAGCTGCTGGAACTGTCCGCCCTGGACGCCGGGCACGCGGACGTCCGGCGCACACCCGTCGACCTGGCCGCGGTCGTCCGCGACGTCGTCGAGCGAACCCGGCGGGCCATCGACGGCGCGCCCGTGGTGATCGACGCCGACCTGCCCGGCGAGCTGATCGTGCCGTGCGACCGGGACCGGCTGCGCCACATCGTGCAGAACCTGCTGGGCAGCGCGGTCCGGTACAGCCCGGACGGCGGCCACGTCGCGGTGACGCTGCGCAGCACCGGCCGGGCCGCCGAACTGTCCGTCTCGGACGCGGCGGGCGACGTGCCCCGGGCGGAACGGGAGGAGCTGTTCACCGGGCATTATCGGACCAGCCGGGGTAGCGACCGGACGATTCCGGGCAGTGGGCTCGGGCTGACCCTGAGCCGGGCCGTGGTGGAGCGGCATCATGGCAGTGTGGAGCTGACCGGCGGCGAGTCCGGAACGACGGTTTTGATCCGCCTCCCCCTGGAAGTCACCTGA
- the trmB gene encoding tRNA (guanosine(46)-N7)-methyltransferase TrmB, producing the protein MTETNIRPIRTFHPRRGRMSTRHADAHTTLWPHLGLTVIDGDRTELDLAGLFGRTAPVVLEIGFGMGDATAAMAAADPDRDFLGVEVHTPGIGNLLALVGERGLTNVRVAHGDAMELVHRIPAEALDAVHVFFPDPWPKARHHKRRLIRPGNVALLRERLRPGGVLHCATDWPHYAEAMAETLDADPGLRRLPATPHARPETKFERRGAEAGRPIADLRYERS; encoded by the coding sequence ATGACTGAGACGAACATCCGGCCCATTCGCACGTTCCACCCTCGCCGGGGACGGATGAGCACCCGCCATGCGGATGCCCACACCACCCTCTGGCCCCATCTGGGACTGACTGTCATCGATGGTGACCGGACTGAGCTCGATCTCGCCGGATTGTTCGGGCGCACCGCTCCGGTCGTACTGGAAATCGGTTTCGGCATGGGTGATGCGACCGCGGCGATGGCCGCGGCCGATCCGGACCGGGATTTCCTCGGTGTCGAGGTGCACACGCCGGGCATCGGCAACCTGCTCGCCCTCGTCGGCGAGCGGGGCCTGACCAACGTCCGGGTGGCGCACGGCGACGCGATGGAGCTGGTGCACCGCATCCCGGCGGAAGCGCTGGACGCCGTGCACGTCTTCTTCCCGGACCCGTGGCCGAAAGCGCGGCACCACAAACGGCGCCTGATCCGGCCGGGCAACGTGGCGCTGCTGCGCGAGCGCCTGCGGCCGGGCGGCGTGCTGCACTGCGCGACCGACTGGCCGCACTACGCGGAGGCGATGGCGGAGACCTTGGACGCGGATCCGGGTCTGCGCCGCCTTCCGGCGACGCCGCATGCGCGGCCGGAGACCAAGTTCGAACGGCGCGGCGCCGAGGCCGGTCGCCCGATTGCCGATTTACGGTACGAGCGGAGCTAG
- a CDS encoding TolB family protein — MKSIGHVAGNVAVAAAVGICCAVCHPGAAQAAAGQATGGAQTAVSSEQGTSAQQAAAAQLPGLVAYVRNGDVYTSKGGAETRLTTGGKSARPRWSPNGKQIAFLKSGQLWTMNANGTGQRRLTTRPAAGPSWSPDGKWIAFASLSCSGGPGVYQIRTDGKGAPAVLFPRDCRSEELPGETEAAKSSVQKELSTDNAVAWSPDGRQLAFRGGDCESIYDSCLSLGDLPTGREKTVAAYGGGGVQNSGFAVVPSWRSDGAKLAFTAYQEGEVASENKPVHLVEYDAVTGATRTIGNAMDRELDYVDASRAVITSEKAGTSWVTVVGLANGLRVPLKSGSQPSVQPVSR; from the coding sequence ATGAAGAGCATCGGTCATGTCGCGGGGAACGTGGCGGTAGCGGCGGCGGTCGGCATCTGTTGCGCGGTGTGCCACCCTGGCGCGGCGCAGGCGGCAGCCGGCCAGGCCACCGGCGGCGCGCAGACCGCCGTCAGCAGCGAGCAGGGCACGTCGGCACAGCAGGCGGCGGCCGCGCAGCTGCCCGGCCTGGTCGCCTACGTCCGCAACGGCGATGTCTACACCAGCAAGGGCGGCGCCGAGACCCGGCTCACCACCGGCGGGAAGAGTGCCCGCCCGCGCTGGTCGCCGAACGGCAAGCAGATCGCGTTCCTGAAGAGCGGACAGCTCTGGACGATGAACGCGAACGGCACCGGCCAGCGCCGGCTCACCACCCGTCCGGCCGCCGGACCGTCCTGGTCGCCGGACGGCAAGTGGATCGCGTTCGCGTCGCTCTCCTGCAGCGGCGGCCCGGGCGTCTACCAGATCCGGACCGACGGCAAGGGCGCCCCGGCGGTGCTCTTCCCGCGGGACTGCCGGAGCGAGGAGCTGCCGGGCGAGACCGAGGCCGCCAAGAGCAGCGTGCAGAAGGAGCTGAGCACGGACAACGCGGTCGCGTGGTCGCCGGACGGGCGTCAGCTGGCGTTCCGCGGCGGCGACTGCGAGTCGATCTACGACTCCTGCCTGAGCCTCGGCGACCTGCCGACCGGCCGGGAGAAGACGGTCGCGGCGTACGGCGGTGGCGGCGTCCAGAACAGCGGTTTCGCGGTCGTGCCGAGCTGGCGGTCGGACGGCGCCAAGCTGGCGTTCACCGCGTACCAGGAGGGTGAGGTCGCGTCCGAGAACAAGCCGGTGCACCTGGTCGAGTACGACGCGGTGACCGGCGCGACGAGGACGATCGGCAACGCGATGGACCGCGAGCTCGATTACGTGGACGCCAGCCGGGCCGTGATCACCAGCGAGAAGGCCGGGACGTCCTGGGTGACCGTGGTGGGCCTGGCGAACGGCCTGCGTGTGCCGCTCAAGTCCGGCTCGCAGCCGAGCGTGCAGCCGGTGAGCCGGTAA
- the ggt gene encoding gamma-glutamyltransferase — translation MRFLPALTALSLTTLGVVAAAPPASAAGAPGLGPTATGYGGAVATVDATATAVGLDVLRKGGNAVDAAIAAAATLGVTEPFSAGIGGGGFFVYYDAKRRSVSTIDGRETGPATMTEDYFIDPADGLPYDFSEARVSGLSVGVPGTVATWEAAARKWGTRSLAEGLRPAARVAERGFGVDATFRQQVADNAAAFGQFDSTREIYLPGGAPPAVGSTLRNPDLADTYRLIAKQGSGVFYRGAIADDLIETVRNPPVADDPTGAWAYPIRPGELTKADLARYRLRFPSPTRSDYRGLTVYGMNTPSSGGIAVSEALNIIEKGLPGSASATEKLHYYLEASALAFADRNRYVGADTSPQTVKQLLSDRWAAQRACRIDPGKALTKPVPPGDITASGCTPTTVGKPVEQGQSTTNLTVADRWGNVVEYTFTIEQTGGNAMVVPDRGFLLNNELTDFNFAPTQGTAADPNLPGPGKRPRSSMSPTIVLKDGKPFLALGSPGGATIITTVLQVLVNRLDLGMTLPEAMAAPRASQRNSAGIQAEPAFRARYGPQLTALGHTFGPDVAELGAATAIEFTRGGGLIASAEPVRRGGGAAAVVRPRR, via the coding sequence ATGCGGTTCCTGCCCGCGCTCACAGCGCTTTCCCTCACCACCCTGGGTGTCGTGGCCGCGGCGCCACCGGCCTCCGCCGCCGGCGCGCCGGGTCTCGGCCCGACCGCCACCGGGTACGGCGGCGCGGTCGCCACGGTGGACGCCACGGCCACCGCCGTCGGCCTCGACGTGCTGCGCAAGGGCGGCAACGCGGTCGACGCCGCGATCGCCGCGGCGGCCACCCTGGGCGTGACCGAGCCGTTCTCGGCCGGGATCGGTGGCGGCGGCTTCTTCGTCTACTACGACGCCAAGCGGCGCAGCGTCTCCACGATCGACGGGCGGGAGACCGGTCCGGCCACGATGACCGAGGACTACTTCATCGATCCGGCGGACGGGTTGCCGTACGACTTCTCCGAGGCCCGGGTGAGCGGCCTCTCGGTCGGGGTCCCCGGCACGGTCGCCACCTGGGAGGCGGCGGCCCGCAAGTGGGGCACCCGGTCGCTCGCCGAGGGCCTGCGCCCGGCCGCCCGGGTCGCCGAGCGGGGCTTCGGAGTGGACGCCACGTTCCGCCAGCAGGTCGCCGACAACGCCGCGGCGTTCGGGCAGTTCGACTCGACCCGGGAGATCTACCTCCCCGGCGGCGCGCCGCCCGCGGTCGGCTCGACCCTGCGGAACCCGGATCTCGCGGACACCTACCGGCTGATCGCGAAGCAGGGCTCCGGCGTGTTCTACCGCGGCGCGATCGCGGACGACCTGATCGAGACGGTCCGGAACCCGCCGGTCGCGGACGACCCGACGGGCGCCTGGGCGTACCCGATCCGGCCCGGCGAGCTGACCAAGGCCGACCTGGCACGGTACCGGCTGCGCTTCCCGTCGCCGACCAGGTCCGACTACCGCGGCCTCACCGTCTACGGCATGAACACGCCGTCCAGCGGCGGCATCGCGGTCAGCGAGGCGCTCAACATCATCGAGAAGGGCCTGCCGGGCTCCGCCTCGGCGACCGAGAAACTGCACTACTACCTGGAGGCGTCGGCGCTGGCCTTCGCCGACCGGAACCGCTACGTCGGCGCGGACACCTCCCCGCAGACGGTGAAGCAGCTGCTCTCCGACCGGTGGGCCGCCCAGCGGGCCTGCCGGATCGACCCCGGCAAGGCGCTCACCAAGCCGGTCCCGCCGGGTGACATCACCGCCAGCGGCTGCACCCCGACGACCGTGGGCAAACCCGTCGAGCAGGGGCAGAGCACCACGAACCTGACCGTGGCCGACCGGTGGGGCAACGTCGTCGAGTACACCTTCACGATCGAGCAGACCGGCGGCAATGCGATGGTCGTACCCGATCGGGGTTTTCTTCTCAACAACGAACTGACCGACTTCAACTTCGCCCCGACGCAGGGGACGGCGGCCGACCCGAACCTGCCCGGCCCCGGCAAGCGCCCGCGCAGCTCGATGTCGCCGACGATCGTCCTGAAGGACGGCAAGCCGTTCCTCGCGCTCGGCTCGCCGGGTGGCGCGACGATCATCACGACCGTCCTGCAGGTGCTCGTCAACCGCCTGGACCTGGGGATGACCCTGCCGGAGGCGATGGCCGCGCCGCGGGCCTCGCAGCGCAACAGCGCCGGGATCCAGGCCGAGCCGGCGTTCCGTGCCCGGTACGGCCCGCAGCTCACCGCGCTGGGTCACACGTTCGGCCCGGACGTGGCCGAGCTGGGCGCGGCCACCGCGATCGAGTTCACCCGCGGCGGCGGCCTGATCGCGTCGGCCGAGCCGGTCCGGCGCGGCGGGGGAGCGGCAGCGGTGGTCCGCCCGAGGCGCTGA